One stretch of Arachis hypogaea cultivar Tifrunner chromosome 20, arahy.Tifrunner.gnm2.J5K5, whole genome shotgun sequence DNA includes these proteins:
- the LOC112786794 gene encoding ABC transporter G family member 15 isoform X1, translated as MNQSFFSDTMLWLNNHDEEHENKEKDESCEAAESGASEREDATDEDVPNSADPFMNMATAQIKAMLVDRYRRSTYATRAKDRIQELSTNEGLENERQNGSQATWWKQLRTLTKRSFVNMCKDVGYYWLRIIIYIIVSICVGTIYFDIGYSYTSILARVACGAFISGFMTFMSIGGFPSFIEEMKLGYYYF; from the exons ATGAATCAATCCTTCTTCAG TGACACCATGCTTTGGTTAAATAACCATGATGAAGaacatgaaaacaaagaaaaagatgagAGTTGTGAAGCTGCTGAAAGCGGTGCATCTGAAAGGGAAGATGCAACTGACGAG GATGTTCCAAATTCAGCAGATCCTTTCATGAATATGGCCACAGCACAAATTAAAGCAATGCTGGTTGATAGATATAGGCGTTCAACTTATGCAACAAGAGCAAAGGACAGGATTCAAGAACTATCTACTAAT GAAGGGCTTGAAAATGAGAGACAAAATGGAAGTCAAGCAACTTGGTGGAAGCAACTGAGGACATTGACAAAGAGATCATTTGTGAACATGTGTAAAGATGTTGGTTACTACTGGTTGAGGATCATAATCTACATCATAGTTTCAATATGTGTTGGAACTATCTATTTTGATATTGGCTATAGCTATACCTCAATCCTAGCTCgtgttgcttgtggtgcatttatCTCAGGCTTCATGACATTCATGTCAATTGGAGGCTTTCCATCATTCATTGAAGAAATGAAG TTGGGGTATTATTACttctaa
- the LOC112784761 gene encoding uncharacterized protein — protein sequence MYSAYLLEESQFPSCRKKMNHIWQLRDNFRRKPQPNCGTFYLLVQWRPSNREAIRKFQYENRETCGGCMFVLLVLYFHRLKHGPLHACRVPEPWIVEWTTNELDMKADYVISQGCIINNARNRRKKNKHCSSESVNERGRCKRTRTDTNQSPSTQGKTSPHPSYKKAKKGCLVNNSRKRHKKQPSSKAVNKKGGCRRPCKNTDQFPSTEGKTTSQPRYTETDKQSKTGTRRKVIASRSRSRPITRKEIPKESVSGSTAAPLVVSESDDDDHVPLARRIRLFRQHPPPHESRQEDPVFNGTHESHQAGKTDLKNGSPHTPPATPVQLSDYDFDRDTKPKP from the exons ATGTATTCGGCATACCTTCTAGAG GAGAGCCAATTCCCGAGCTGCAGAAAAAAGATGAATCACATTTGGCAATTAAGAGACAATTTCAGAAGAAAACCACAACCCAACTGCGGGACTTTCTATTTGCTTGTCCAATGGAGACCGAGCAACAGAGAAGCAATAAGGAAATTCCAATACGAGAACCGGGAAACATGCGGGGGGTGCATGTTTGTGTTGTTG GTTTTGTACTTTCACCGATTAAAGCATGGTCCATTGCATGCATGTAGAGTACCCGAGCCTTGGATTGTTGAATGGACCACGAATGAACTTGATATGAAGGCCGACTATGTTATCTCACAG GGCTGCATAATCAACAATGCAAGGAACCGGAGAAAAAAGAACAAGCATTGTTCGAGTGAATCAGTTAACGAGAGAGGACGGTGTAAAAGGACACGGACGGACACTAACCAATCACCGTCTACCCAAGGGAAGACTTCACCTCATCCAAGCTACAAGAAGGCGAAAAAG GGTTGCCTAGTCAACAATTCAAGGAAAAGACACAAGAAGCAGCCTTCGAGTAAGGCAGTTAACAAGAAAGGAGGGTGCAGAAGGCCATGCAAGAACACTGACCAATTTCCGTCTACCGAAGGCAAGACTACATCTCAGCCAAGATACACGGAGACGGATAAG CAATCCAAGACTGGTACGAGGAGAAAGGTGATTGCCAGTAGGAGCCGATCTAGACCAATCACCAGAAAAGAAATTCCAAAAGAAAGTGTCTCAGGAAGCACTGCTGCGCCATTGGTAGTCTCAGAAtctgatgatgatgaccatgtcCCGCTTGCTAGAAGGATACGGTTATTCCGACAGCACCCTCCGCCACATGAATCAAGACAAGAAGATCCAGTGTTCAACGGCACTCATGAAAGTCATCAAGCTGGAAAAACTGACCTCAAAAATGGATCTCCACACACACCGCCAGCAACACCTGTACAGCTCAGTGACTATGATTTTGACCG GGACACCAAACCAAAGCCATAA
- the LOC112786794 gene encoding ABC transporter G family member 15 isoform X2 yields MLWLNNHDEEHENKEKDESCEAAESGASEREDATDEDVPNSADPFMNMATAQIKAMLVDRYRRSTYATRAKDRIQELSTNEGLENERQNGSQATWWKQLRTLTKRSFVNMCKDVGYYWLRIIIYIIVSICVGTIYFDIGYSYTSILARVACGAFISGFMTFMSIGGFPSFIEEMKLGYYYF; encoded by the exons ATGCTTTGGTTAAATAACCATGATGAAGaacatgaaaacaaagaaaaagatgagAGTTGTGAAGCTGCTGAAAGCGGTGCATCTGAAAGGGAAGATGCAACTGACGAG GATGTTCCAAATTCAGCAGATCCTTTCATGAATATGGCCACAGCACAAATTAAAGCAATGCTGGTTGATAGATATAGGCGTTCAACTTATGCAACAAGAGCAAAGGACAGGATTCAAGAACTATCTACTAAT GAAGGGCTTGAAAATGAGAGACAAAATGGAAGTCAAGCAACTTGGTGGAAGCAACTGAGGACATTGACAAAGAGATCATTTGTGAACATGTGTAAAGATGTTGGTTACTACTGGTTGAGGATCATAATCTACATCATAGTTTCAATATGTGTTGGAACTATCTATTTTGATATTGGCTATAGCTATACCTCAATCCTAGCTCgtgttgcttgtggtgcatttatCTCAGGCTTCATGACATTCATGTCAATTGGAGGCTTTCCATCATTCATTGAAGAAATGAAG TTGGGGTATTATTACttctaa
- the LOC140172836 gene encoding uncharacterized protein: MQPLQTVFPKRSPYHTPSPGRPSFSLGLTQLEKTPTPSPIHSIHPRLREIKLGETKEEQIRTWIVNPSLDKNQDLASYEGQGYMVLQRNDFWTLKPRSWVNSCVIQWMCYSFNDTQSSRFKREFYCVCPGILESVIKNDSLKAFMDGVEPIYDGLSPSFGDDTRFFDKVEAAKRKWWLIPYYWRGHWWVYAFDVVAKHLLILDSLHYGPEDDKRIKLDAYVGRLCEDMASISIPAFVRTTHGPAHSYARVPKQPNNFDCGMCVIKLMESWTEERQLCEWDEDSLQSDRMELMLDIICGPHNTLVHQLISLLEQKVIPVRRNEPRNKKKDVRSPYTAPSTGSLIERAEGLPKGAMRRGRKKLLT, from the exons ATGCAACCCCTGCAAACGGTGTTTCCAAAAAGATCACCCTATCATACACCGAGTCCAGGTAGACCGAGCTTTTCACTGGGTTTAACTCAGCTTGAAAAGACTCCAACCCCGTCCCCAATACATTCAATTCATCCAAGACTAAGAGAAATAAAATTGGGGGAGACTAAGGAGGAACAAATCAGAACTTGGATAGTTAACCCGTCATTGGATAAAAATCAAGATTTAGCTTCCTATGAAGGGCAGGGCTATATGGTACTACAAAGGAATGATTTCTGGACCTTGAAACCCCGCAGTTGGGTAAACAGCTGT GTAATTCAATGGATGTGTTATTCTTTCAACGACACTCAATCATCTAGGTTCAAGCGAGAGTTCTATTGCGTGTGTCCAGGCATATTG GAGTCAGTGATAAAAAATGATAGTCTGAAAGCATTTATGGACGGTGTGGAACCAATTTATGATGGTCTTAGTccaagctttggtgatgatactAGGTTCTTTGACAAAGTAGAAGCTGCAAAGAGAAAATGG TGGTTAATTCCTTATTATTGGAGGGGCCATTGGTGGGTATATGCATTTGATGTGGTTGCGAAGCATTTACTTATTCTCGACAGTTTGCATTATGGCCCAGAAGATGATAAACGAATAAAGCTCGATGCATATGTG GGGAGACTATGTGAGGATATGGCAAGCATTTCTATTCCTGCATTTGTTCGGACTACGCATGGCCCAGCTCATTCGTACGCGAGGGTTCCAAAGCAACCGAACAA CTTTGACTGTGGCATGTGTGTCATTAAGTTGATGGAGAGTTGGACCGAAGAACGTCAACTTTGTGAATGGGATGAG GATTCACTCCAATCAGACAGGATGGAGTTGATGCTAGATATTATTTGTGGCCCGCACAATACATTGGTCCACCAGCTCATTTCGTTATTGGAACAAAAGGTTATACCTGTTCGTCGCAATGAACCACGGAACAAGAAGAAGGACGTTCGTTCACCATACACTGCACCTAGTACAGGGTCATTGATTGAACGTGCGGAGGGATTACCGAAGGGGGCAATGCGCAGAGGGAGGAAGAAGTTGCTTACTTAG